TACCACTGTTTTTTGCCTTGATTATTATAGTGTAGTGTATTTTTAATACATCAACCAgtgaggttttgtttttaatgtaaatcAGATGCTCACTCCTGCTTAGAattctccagtggcttcccatctcagATAAAGGCTCAAGTCCTTAGAATGGCCTACAAGGCCTTACATAATCTGCTCCCCTGTCCTCACTGCCCTCATCTTCTGTTCCTTCTGTCAATCACTGATCCCTGTGCTGCTCATCAACCTTGCCAAGCATGTTCATTTCTCAGGGCTTTTGCatttgctcttccctctgcccggAATGTTCTTCATTGGATCTCCATAGGACTTACTGATTTCCTAccaccttcaggtctctgctcataTTGCCTCTTTTAGTGAAACCTCCTTGATCATCCTATATGAAGTAGCAACTCCCTGCTCACTAGCATTCCctgtctccctttctcctttacttttcttCATAGTACTTTTCACTATATGACAAACTGTCTTCTTTCTCCCCACTACgacataagctccatgaggacagagattTTAGTCTCTTTGTTCAGTGATAGATCTCCAGTGGGCTGAAGTAGTGTCTGGTGtcgagtgtgtctgtgtgtttgagaGAGTGCGGCAGGGGATTATGGGGCTGCCTGTGATGGAGACCACATAAGTGGTGTAGTCAAGAGTTAGAGCGCCATATCTTAAGTCCTGTTTCTTTGAAGTCTTTTTCTGATTACTCTTATCCATCGTGATTGTTTTAACCCTTATTACACCCTAGCCCATTctacataataagcactcagttTTTCTCTCCTTAGTTCATGTATATTAATCTTTCCCCAAACACTTATTAACCCCATGAGGGAAAAGATTAGCACGTATTTTACTGGTATGAAGTGCCCTTCCCAAAACTCAGAGAAGGGGGAAATAAGAATGTAAAATTAACATACTGCAGACAGATTATCCCTGAGGACTGTGAGATTAGGTTAGATTAAGAAGACTGGAGTTTTGCCAATGACCACCACCCGAGAGTAAACTGCAGAGGTGAATAAACTGCAGAGCGCACAGTGAGGACAGAGCCTGGCCCATCGGAGACCCTCATTGTCTAGGAGGAGGGTGGACTAGTGGACACATCTTTCAGGAccatctgtgtctctctgtcctaATTTCATGCTCACTATACAACAGGCTGATTCATTAATCAACTTCCCAGGCACATTAGTATTAGAAGGCATGGCCTGGGTCGCTTTGTTACTAAATAATCTGATTTTCAGGTTTGCATCAGTCCATCACAGGAACCATCTTCAGTTTCCTGTAAGATCTCAGGAGCAGAGACAGGACTATAGTAAACACTCCCTAACAATTCCCCTCTATCTAGTCTCTTATTTGAAATTTAGCCTAGTGACATCTTTCTTGGGTAAATGAATCTACAGTGAAACAAGAGCGAAAGGTCTATCTATACCAggagaacttttttttaaaggcagtttTCATTGGAATTGTACTGTTATCACACCTGACAGAAATTGTCCATTCTGGTCTCAAATATTAAGAGGAATAAGTCATTCTGAGTGATTCATGCAAGTTTTCTTAATTGAGAgaaatgtgtgtgtctgtagtGCAAATAACAGAGATGTTATTTTGAAGTTGCTACCTGTTGTAACCTGGATGCGTTTTCCAAAAAACCTTAAAGAAATTATGATCACTTAACAAGCCCTCATTTTAACAATATGTAAGCTGGTCAAGAGAGTTGTGGCACAGCTAGTGATAGAAGTGGGGCTAGAATTGGTCTTTTATGCCCATCCCGTTCCAGGCCTTGATACTTAGCCATGCTGCAGTGCCATAAGTCCTTGAGGTTTTTTTGCTGCAAAGCTTTGTCTTTTGAGggtaaatttcatttttgaaaaccaCCAGAAGTCTTTCAGAAGCCGAGTCACAATAAGATGGGTGATCAGATTTCATAATCTGCTGTTGGTCCAAAATGAGCTGGCTTGAGCAAGAATGTTTCCCTTTAGTGTTGTAGCTAATAGCCTATTAATGCATTTCCAAAACTAAACCGAAAAAAGGACAACAGGAAATGATGGAATTAGAATATCCAATTTGCTTCACCTTAATCCACACAGCAGTCTCAGAATAACAATACTAATACTGTCATTACTAGTTGCCATCACTGAAAACAGTTTAAAGTTGTTTAGTTGAATATGCTTTCCTCATTCTGGCCTCTGCTCCCTCgccctttttttttctggttgtaCTAAATCTTCATATGTTCCTTGTTGGATCACCTAGCCAACACATACTGTACTCTGTCTTTTAACCTCATTTAGACCTGATTTTCTAAGTACTTGTATATTTAATGCTCTCCCAATTCTTATGTCAACGTCTCGCTGGTCATTTTGGTCTGAAGCTTGTTCTCTAGTTCCAGGGATggcaaaatttttttgaaaagagccagatagtaaacatttagGCTTTGAGGGCCAAACATGATCCtgtcacatgtgtgtgtgtgtgtgtgtgtgtgtgtaacaaccctttaaaaccattcttagcttgagGACTGTACAAAAATACCTCTGGCTGCAGTGTGCGAACCTCTGCTTTAGTAGTTTCCTCAAGAAAGGCTCATGGAGTCAATATTACAGTTTTGTGGATATAAAATCCTTGGCTCACATATGGATGAGTCACATATATAAAGTTTGACCTATATATTTCGAATATGTAATTGCATTTACTTCTGGCATAAAACATTGCAGTTCAAGTCTGGTGATACacactaattttattttccttctaagtTACTTGCTGGTTTTGCCTAGATGCCCAagggatatttttctttttctttacagtcCAGTTGGTGTTGGTCATTCTGGGTTGCTATTCTCAGGTATGTGATGTGTTTTTTCAATATGTATTTTCAAGTATCGTGTTGGGATTttttgagttttcttctttcctttttttttttttttgaataacaaAAGGCAGATCTTTCTGTATTGATGTTTGAATATTTCCATgatacatgtttttttttaacctcatataatttttttcttttaaaccattttatttttttccagctttattgaggtataattaacaaataaaaattgtatatatttaaggtgtaccacATGATGTTTTGATACACACATGCATTGTGAAATGACTACctcaatcaagctaattaacatatctgtcacctcacatagttaccttttgtgtgtgagtgtttgTGGTGAGatcacttaagatctactctcttacaagatttcaagtataaaatacaatattgttaactatagcctCGATGCtgatgctatacattagatccccagaacttaattCATCTTGCATGATTGAAACTTTGTGCTCTTAAAAGATTTTTTGATTTATAGTTTTTAGTCTTTGTTTCATTTCCTTGCATTGGTTTAACTAGAAGAACTCCTGGTAATCATATGTTGGATCTTCTTTGATTAAAATAAGCACATACTATTTGCCACTATCTCTCAAATGCtttatctcttcatttcttttttattactaattccttttgttgcctcattgctatgttttctttttttttttaataattttatttatttatttattttttcccccaaagccccagtagatagttgcatgtcatagctgcacatccttctagttgctgtatgtgggacgcggcctcagcatggccggagaagctgtgcgtcggtgcgcgcccaggatccgaacccgagccgccagcagcggagcgcgtgcacgcaaccgctaagccacggggccggcccgctatGTTTTCTGATTTAAGCTATTATATCATTTTCTGAATGACTGTCAGCTCATTTTACAATAGGGTACAGTTTTGATTTACTTTCTGGGCATGCTTTCGGGCATGCTTTCATTGTCTGAATGGATGTTATTCTGTTCCTTATTCTCTTTATATGAAGGTGTTCTAAATTTTTAGAAGGAAGTGTGGTTCAGGATAGTTTTTCTGGCTTCACATAACTCCTCAAACCGTGGACTCCTATTGGACACTTTTCCTGCTTTTTCACATTCACTTTGACGTGGTACTTGCGTTGTATCACCGtaaccaccccaaaactcagcTTGCCAAAGATATGATGTCATCAAAAGGATGTAGAGCAATCCTCTTGAAACTGAACTACGCCAAGCTAGTAGTGTGCCTAGAGCCTGACAGATGTCAAATGTTGCATTTGCTTCCAATTAAAGTGCCTTGTGGTGTCCCTGTGGGTTTGCTGGGGTGCCCTCTGACACTTGGGTCCACAGTTTGGGTGACACTGATGCTGTTGATCTCGAGACCACACTTGAGAAACGAGTAGGACCTTtaactgcttttttttaaaactaggaaTTCATAAGAAAGATTTTCAAAGTTGTACTTCCAGCCaagaagaaaatttcttcctttGGATCCATGTACTCAAATAGGCAAGCAGATTGATTAAAAAGAATTTAATACATTCACATCAAACAGTTTGgaaacaggtgtgtgtgtgtgtgtgtgtgcatgtgcgtgtgtgagaAAGAACAGGCTTGCAGATGCACGTATGCTTTAATGTATATCGGGAAAACCAGTATGTGTTTTTTTGCCTTAATCTAGTTTTcttactgggggaaaaaaaactactTTGAGTTGATGAAAAGGAATGATAGAGAGCATGCTTGCATGCTTATTGACATTAATGTTTAAGGACTTTGGTGCTAAATATTTGAATTTGCTTTTGTGACAGCCACAGTGAATTTGATTGACTGCTAGTTTCAAATGCCATTAGCCTGACaatgtattttataaagaaaactttgtgtctttcaagagaaGGCAAGGATATGGATATGGGAGGGAAGTCTAGATTCCTCCATTCCAAGATTCATCATGTACAGATTCTTGGAAGTTGTTCCAAGTAAAACTTGCCCCTAATTTATACTATAATGAAGAGAAAACATGGTTGACCTCTAAAAGAGCAATCCACTGCTTACAGGTGAAGTGACAGTTATGACTGTCCTCATGCTAGTTGAAGATTGTGCTCTGTTCTCCTTAGTGGATTATAATCTATTAGGATACAAAGTGGAGCACTAGAAAATGCACTGAGGACAGTGTGCCTCCTGCACTTCTCCTCACCCTTTCTCCTTCCAGGATCCCAGGAAATGGGGGCAACTGCCTCTTCTCCCCCCTAAACCcgtcttcttatttttaaaagatctggcATTTGATATTATAGACTGTATTGCTCAGTGATCTTCAGAATTCTACAGAGAGCCAGAGCCCTGATTTACAGTTAACATCTAAGAGAATTGGGATATGGATTTAATCCAGCCATTTCTTTTCAGTCCAGAGGGATCTGTATAGATGACATGGCTAGAGCAGCAGCCTGCTACAACCTAATCTCTTCTCCAGGATTAACAAGGGCTTTCTAACGTCTGGCTCGTTACCAACTGGTCTTCAACTTCTtattaaaatatacagaaaaggaatGTGGGTTTTGTTTAGCCATGCTTTCATAAGACTGGGTTTATAAATTACAAAGACAAATCCTAGGTTAGAAGAGGTCATAAAGATCAAGGTATTTCTCTCTTAAAAGAAGTAATTATCTTAGTTAATCAGAGACCAATTTTAAGAGTATTTCAATTACCTGTCCTAGTGGAAAGTTAAAACCTGGAAACTCCTTTAATCCACCTCTGGGGAAATGGCTTTTTACATGAACATGGCAACGTTGCCCTAAATTGAGCTCTTGGCTTCTATGGACAGTAAATGCTTTATCTTCTAGTTGAGTTGGGAAGAAAGGCAGGAAAAGCAGCTGTGTGTGTAATTGTGCTTTCCTTTCCTGTAGCGTGTTCCATGGGAAACGGTACGAGCAGACTCTATAGTGCTCTCGCCAAGACACTGAACAGCAGCACTGCCTCCCAGCACCCAGAGTATTTGGTGTCACCTGACCCAGAACATCTGGAGCCCATTGATCCTAAAGAGCTCCTTGAGGAATGCAGGGCTGTCCTGCACACTCGACCTCCCCGGTTCCAGAGGGATTTTGTAGATCTGAGGACAGATTGCCCCAGTAGCCACCCACCTATTAGGGTCATGCAGTGGAACATCCTCGCCCAAGGTATGCCTGATGCTTTTGTGCCTGAGCAGTTGAGTTCGCTATGACTGCCTTTCTGCTTCTGCACATGCTCAATGCACTGATGTCTTATGTGGAGGGAAGAGGTGTGGGCAGATGCAGGTGTAGGAGGATGGGTGACTAGGGCAACATGAGGAGCTCCCAGAAGGGGAGGTTAGGAAAGGGAGTCATCAGGTTTTCACTAATAAATCTGGCAACTCAAGGTTTATTTCTTACCTTCCATGTTTGTAGGCTATCCAAGTACAATGATACTGTCTACTTGCCAGCACATCCAAATTTAAAGGACCCTGTCTTTTATCAGCCTGAAACTTTTTGTTGTCTCCAGCTTTCAGTCCACAGCACTAAAAAAGCATTTGCAAGGGAGAAACTGAGTCTACTGAATGGGCAACATATAGAACTTTCTGCAGGGAATAGGAGCTGTGTGAGGGTGGTTGTGAGTCTGGGTACTCTTGGGGCCAGATTCTCATCCATACACATCTGTGTAACTTGAGGCCGAAGAGATGTTGCTTCAGTTCTCTTTCTATTACTTTGTTATGGTAGGAAGGACTCCTTTCTGGGGTCTGCTGAATTAAAAAACAGATGTGCCAGTCAACTTGCTATAGTATTGCCTCTCATGTAGcaattaaaatttaagaaacaaaggctgcttttttttttttttttggtgaggaacatcagccctgagctaacatctgccaatcttcctctttttgctgaggaagactggccctaggctaacatccgtgcccatcttcctccactttacatgggacgccgccacagcatggcttgatgagcggtgcgtcggtgcgtgcccgggacccaaaccccaggccgccgcagcggagcacgcacacttaaccgcttgcgccaccaggccacccccccccctttttttttgctagaAAAGAAGGGCATACTCCCTGACTTTGCAatctttgattcatttattttttccaggtGTTCATCCATAAGTAGGAAAAGCTGCCCTTTTAAAATAGGTCCTGTTCATTTTGAGTGGTGTCTATATCAGTTCATATGGCTTATAGTTAGTGTTGAAATTAGTATatagaattaaatatatttattttatctgaCACAGTTTAGATCCCTGGGACTGCAAAGAGCTCTGTTTAAGGCTAAAACCTAAGATCTTATGTCCTAGAATATAGGAAATAGttttaatatgaaagaaaatCAATTGCCTGCTTCATGGATGTGAGAGGTTAATTTGGTGAGTTAATGCAGTTTAGACAGAGAAGAATCACTCAAAGCATCTGAAGCAGAGGAAGCATTCTGAGAGTCTTGAGTAAGTGTCAAGCCTAAGGAGACTCCCAGGTACTTAGAAGTCATGGTTCTGTGGTAGCTGACAACTGACTGGCTTTTTTATTTCAGCTCTTGGAGAAGGCAAAGACAACTTTGTACAGTGCCCTGTTGAAGCACTCAAGtgggaagaaaggaaatgtctCATCCTAGAAGAAATCCTAGCCTACCAGCCCGATATATTGTGCCTCCAAGAGGTGGACCACTATTTTGACACCTTCCAACCACTCCTCAGTAGACTGGGCTATCAAGGCACGTTCTTCCCCAAGCCCTGGTCACCTTGCCTAGATGTAGAACACAACAATGGACCAGACGGTTGTGCCTTGTTTTTTCTCCAGAACCGATTCAAGCTAGTCAACAGTGCCAATATTAGGCTGACGGCCATGACATTGAAAACCAATCAGGTGGCCATTGCACAGACCCTAGAGTGCAAGGAGTCCGGTCGACAGTTCTGCATTGCTGTCACCCACTTAAAAGCACGTACTGGCTGGGAGCGATTTCGATCAGCTCAAGGCTGTGACCTTCTCCAGAACCTGCAGAACATCACTCAAGGAGCCAAGATTCCCCTTATTGTTTGTGGGGACTTCAATGCAGAGCCAACAGAGGAAGTCTACAAACACTTTGCTTCCTCCAGCCTCAATCTGAATAGCGCCTACAAGCTGCTGAGTGCTGATGGGCAGTCAGAACCTCCATATACTACTTGGAAGATCCGGACCTCAGGGGAGTGCCGGCACACCCTGGATTATATCTGGTATTCTAAACATGCTCTGAGTGTGAAGTCAGCTCTTGATTTGCTCACTGAAGAACAGATTGGACCCAACCGGCTACCATCCTTCAATTATCCTTCAGACCACCTGTCTCTAGTATGTGACTTCAGCTTTAATGAGGAACCTGATGGACTTTTATAAACACTTGTCTGTGTCTTTTTAGTCACAAGAGTCTTAACCAGGGATGTTTCAGGAAACTGAAATAGGATAAGTTGCCTGAAGAAGGATTCCCAGTTTCTCTCACTTCACTTTCCTTGTTTCCAGCATGCCCTTGGGAAGGAATCCCCTTAGTTCACAAACCTTTTCCATTAAAATCTACAGCGAGAAAGGTGTTTGCACTCCAGTATTGGCCTgtgttgttttctttcccttagcaTTACATTTTAATCATGTAAGAGCATTAAATTAGGCTTGTTTTGAAGCTTTTTCAGTTTGAGGATGCTATCTAAAAATAGACTTGCTTGAGTCCTCCATAATTAACAATAAGTATGCAAGAGCAATTTCTCTAGACAGCATTTCAAGTTatttatttgtgggttttttaaatGTCAACAAGACATGCAtggcaatatttattttttatctctccatgtaatattaagtaaatgtagcaCTATGAACATTTCAAAACCATGCAAAATGTAAGTTATAGAGTAATTTATAGTAATTTTCTTAAAGttttaagatgtttttatttAGGGTCTAACAAAATAGTAGTGTACAAAGGAACTATTTAGCCTGGAGGAATTTTAGTTtgtttgttaagtgaaataacaTCAGGTCTCCTGGATACGTTCTTCATAAATAATCCTTGCTGTGCCTTCCTGTTCCCCATTATTGTGTTTCTTGAAGAGATTCCATGGCCGGTCAGTCTTCATTATTTAATCACTGTTACACATTTATAGTTTTCCATTGGAATGCTATTGTTACATATTTGAGGTCACTCAGTTGTCATTATTGTATTAGAATGTGCTTTTCACAATAGGTTATTTAGGAGCTGTTATGTGGCAGTGGCTAAGGAAGTCAGTGGGACCTTTTCAGAGGTGGGAAACTAGAAAGCCTATTAATGAGGCTGTCATTGAAATTTCCTAAGATAGCCAGGTGACTGATTCAAAATGTCTagaaagaagaatataaaaagtTAGAAAGTAACCTGGAATTCTCTTCCATCAGAAATAAACGTGTTATAATGGGTGAAGCCCTTTCCAAACAAAATCTCAGCAAATAACCTATtggtaataaattaataaatgttttaatccatgagttgtaaatatttaagatTAATAAATGGTCTTAAAGCTAGTGCTGTTATTTTCTCGTCTTTTTAGTCCAAAAAGAATCTGGGAGTAGATTTGATCTTTTAACACTGTTAATGTGGTGGCCCACACTATCCATTTACACACAGACCTTCATTTTTAAGGTGGACAAAGGAGGATCCGTAGCTGCACAGTGAAGGCACCTATGCTATGCTTACATGGTATCTCTCAGCACCGAGGTTGGAGTTCCGCAGTATGGTTCACCCAGATATTCTGCATTGGAACCACTTTTGAAACAAATGAGGTTTTCAACACATTGTGTCCACAAAATCTTGGGGCCGCCTGGAAGGAATAGCAAGCAGGAAGAACATCTGTACCAACTGCCATTTCATTCAAATCTTGGCGTGACTAGTGGTAATCCTCTGTTGTTGAGAAGCAGAACATTGATTAGAATACTTATTAGAACAGGCATTAAATATTGTTTACCTTCCCCAAAGTACACCAACCTGAAGAGAAATTATGACAGCCTTAATTAAGCAAGCAAATCTGGATAAGAATGAAAGCC
The Diceros bicornis minor isolate mBicDic1 chromosome 11, mDicBic1.mat.cur, whole genome shotgun sequence DNA segment above includes these coding regions:
- the NOCT gene encoding nocturnin isoform X2 produces the protein MLTDSSPKCSPVGVGHSGLLFSACSMGNGTSRLYSALAKTLNSSTASQHPEYLVSPDPEHLEPIDPKELLEECRAVLHTRPPRFQRDFVDLRTDCPSSHPPIRVMQWNILAQALGEGKDNFVQCPVEALKWEERKCLILEEILAYQPDILCLQEVDHYFDTFQPLLSRLGYQGTFFPKPWSPCLDVEHNNGPDGCALFFLQNRFKLVNSANIRLTAMTLKTNQVAIAQTLECKESGRQFCIAVTHLKARTGWERFRSAQGCDLLQNLQNITQGAKIPLIVCGDFNAEPTEEVYKHFASSSLNLNSAYKLLSADGQSEPPYTTWKIRTSGECRHTLDYIWYSKHALSVKSALDLLTEEQIGPNRLPSFNYPSDHLSLVCDFSFNEEPDGLL
- the NOCT gene encoding nocturnin isoform X1, giving the protein MYQSPRRLCSALLQRDAPRLRRLPAPGPRRLPPPPAAALRPASPRLLAAASAVSGPARSCSRTACSMGNGTSRLYSALAKTLNSSTASQHPEYLVSPDPEHLEPIDPKELLEECRAVLHTRPPRFQRDFVDLRTDCPSSHPPIRVMQWNILAQALGEGKDNFVQCPVEALKWEERKCLILEEILAYQPDILCLQEVDHYFDTFQPLLSRLGYQGTFFPKPWSPCLDVEHNNGPDGCALFFLQNRFKLVNSANIRLTAMTLKTNQVAIAQTLECKESGRQFCIAVTHLKARTGWERFRSAQGCDLLQNLQNITQGAKIPLIVCGDFNAEPTEEVYKHFASSSLNLNSAYKLLSADGQSEPPYTTWKIRTSGECRHTLDYIWYSKHALSVKSALDLLTEEQIGPNRLPSFNYPSDHLSLVCDFSFNEEPDGLL
- the NOCT gene encoding nocturnin isoform X3, yielding MGNGTSRLYSALAKTLNSSTASQHPEYLVSPDPEHLEPIDPKELLEECRAVLHTRPPRFQRDFVDLRTDCPSSHPPIRVMQWNILAQALGEGKDNFVQCPVEALKWEERKCLILEEILAYQPDILCLQEVDHYFDTFQPLLSRLGYQGTFFPKPWSPCLDVEHNNGPDGCALFFLQNRFKLVNSANIRLTAMTLKTNQVAIAQTLECKESGRQFCIAVTHLKARTGWERFRSAQGCDLLQNLQNITQGAKIPLIVCGDFNAEPTEEVYKHFASSSLNLNSAYKLLSADGQSEPPYTTWKIRTSGECRHTLDYIWYSKHALSVKSALDLLTEEQIGPNRLPSFNYPSDHLSLVCDFSFNEEPDGLL